TTTCCAGATGTGTCATATAATCAATTTCAGAACGAAGACCCTTCTGGGGTTCTTGTTGAAGACGCATCCTGGCATTAAAAACCACCAGGGCTTCAGGAAGTTTGCTCTTTACAAGCTGCGAGAGGTGCTGCATGGCTTTCCTTTCTACAAGCAGGTTGTGTTGCAAGCGGTCTTCTTTCACATCGACTCGTAAGCCCTTACTGTGCATGCTCTTTTGGCAGTGAGGACAGAAACAGCCATCAGGATGCTGGATGATGATGTCAAACCAAAGGCCATCTATTTCTGCTCCATAGAGTTCTATGAGCTCTTTAACGTGCTCTTCCAGGTAGTCAAGATAAGGAGAGTTCAGGCATAGAAACTGCCAGCCTTTGTTCTCAAGTGGTGCTCGGCCTATTAGTCTACCCTGAGAATCAATCTGTCTCCAGTCAGGATGCTCGGAAGCAGAGAGTTCATCCCAGGCTACTGAAGTGTAGATAGGGCAGCGAATACCTCTTTGGTGCAGGGCTTCAATCATCTCTCCCAGAAGGTCTCGCTTAAGGGAGGGGTGCATTTTACCCACCTTGGTTGGATAGTAGCAGTATCCATGATGACAGCGAGCAAATATGTTGATGGAGTTCACCCGGGCTTCAAGGAGGGTCTGGGCAAACTCTTCAGGATCAAAATCCTGAGCAACATCAGGGATGAAGGGGGAAGTGTGGAAATCCAGGTGTACCTGGCGGAATGGTAAAGGACTCATAATTTTTCCTCCTCAGAACATAAAAACCAGTACTCCTTCTAAATACGTACGTTTGCTCAACGATCCCAATTCTCTTCCGCTCTTTTCAAGAGCTCTCGAGCCATTTCTAGTTCCATTTCAGGAAATAGAAGATAAAGGCCGCTTGCTCCATAACGTTTTACCAAACTCTCGGCTTCATTTATCCAGTCGTCGAAATTACCATCTTCTATTTTTATCCAAAGCGATTTGCCCGCTTCCCTTGCTTTATCATATATTGGATACCATTCTTCGCTTCCCCCGTCAGGTTTACCAGCACCAGGTGTCCATTGCAGCGCGTCAAGATCTTTAACTTCGAGCAGCGCTGGGAGATGTTTTATTGCATCCACCCCATCCAGATGATAAAGGGTATAATCTAACTTGCTACACTGATAACTCAGAGAAGGCAAAAAAAACTCTTTGAACTGCTTCGGTGACATAAGTGCCGAAAAATCGCACTGAACTTTTGCAGTTTTGCCAGGTCCCCAGATTTCAAAAGTGGTATAGCTGCTACCCCCTTCAGGACCTTTGACTAACTCGTATATCTGGTCATAAAAAACAAAATACAGCTCGTCTAATTTTTGAATTAACTTTTTAACTTCCTGCGGGTTATCGATGAGATCGTAGATAAACTCCTGTGCGCCTCGCAACACCGCCAGTACATCCAGATTTTCTCCCATATCCGGAATGTTGACCAAAAAGTCTTCCCCTGCCAGAACTTTGGCCCTGCGTATTGCATCGAGATGCGTTTTCCACCAGTCATTGTTCTCCCAGCACTGTTCCCGCAGCTTTTCACCAATTGGAGTTGCACAAGGATGGTACCAAACCGTATCCCAGGCAAAAACAGGTTCCGCCCCCAGATAAGTCGCCACCGAAAGCGGCCCTATGTTTATATCCAAAGCAGGAAAGGACTCTCCCAGAAAAAGATGTGTTCTGCAAAAGTTGCGAAGCTCCTTGATTCTTCTTTCGACATCGAGATGAAAATCCAAAGGTGAAGCAGGATTGTCCGCATCTTCCAAGGGTTCCAGCGGCTCTTTAAGCCTGGCAATAATTCTCAAAGCGGGTCTACCAATTTTGGAACGCTCCCACCAGGCTGTAAATCTTTTTTTAGCCATTTCCCAATCTGGTTTATATTTCAGAGGTAAAATCAAAAGGTGTGGAAATTCCGCTGAAGGCGGTGTATCCTCCCTTCTAAGAGGAAAAACCTTGAGAAAAGGAAAGGAGGAGATACACCGCCATGAACAAGCGTACCACGGAAGGATGCCTCTCATCAAGCCCCACATGGGAGGAGCTGGAGGAGTGGGTTCGGGGCAAGATTCAGGAGTTCATCCAGGATCTCCTGGAGCAGGAGGTGACGGAGTTGTTGGGCCGGGCTCGCTACCGGCGGCAAGCT
This portion of the Thermatribacter velox genome encodes:
- a CDS encoding trimethylamine corrinoid protein 2, producing the protein MAKKRFTAWWERSKIGRPALRIIARLKEPLEPLEDADNPASPLDFHLDVERRIKELRNFCRTHLFLGESFPALDINIGPLSVATYLGAEPVFAWDTVWYHPCATPIGEKLREQCWENNDWWKTHLDAIRRAKVLAGEDFLVNIPDMGENLDVLAVLRGAQEFIYDLIDNPQEVKKLIQKLDELYFVFYDQIYELVKGPEGGSSYTTFEIWGPGKTAKVQCDFSALMSPKQFKEFFLPSLSYQCSKLDYTLYHLDGVDAIKHLPALLEVKDLDALQWTPGAGKPDGGSEEWYPIYDKAREAGKSLWIKIEDGNFDDWINEAESLVKRYGASGLYLLFPEMELEMARELLKRAEENWDR